The DNA region CGAACACAACCAGGAGCTCTCCGAGATGGATGACTTGCTCGATATTAAGCAGAAAAAAGACGAGCAAAAACTCGAGAAACAGGCTCGCGAGCAGGAACTCGAACACGAAGACGATGAACACGACGTGGCGATGGAACAGGAGCGACTCACCGCCCGTGATGACGTTGATGCCCAAACGCTTGCAAGTCTCGAGGGGACGGATACGGACGAACTCGCGGAGTTGGCGAAGATGGATAAGGCGACGGCTCTCGATGCAGACCAACTCGAAGCTCTTGGAGCGCAAAACAGTGACGAACTTGCAAAGGCTAGACAGGAGGCCCACCAGGCTGAAGCACAACGCCAGCGGGTCGAGGACCAACGTGAATTCCGTGAGGAAGTGCAGGATGTGATGGGCGAGTCGATGGACCGAATTGAGCGCACGAGCGAAAGCGCAATGGAAAACATGGGTGGCGCTGCTGAGGCGGCGGCAGAGGACACCGCCGATAACGTGATCGTAAGCGGTGATGGAAGCGATTCGACCGGTGGGGACACGACGATTGTCCAGGGAGGCTCGAGTGGCCCAAGCGATGGCGAACCGGAGCCGGAAACGTTCGTCGTCTGCCCCTTATGTTCTTCAAGGGAACCGGCCGAGAACGACTTCTGTATGGACTGTGGCGGTGACCTCGCGGACAGCTGACACAGTTGAGACAGCGACGGAAGATTCAGAATCAGTCGTTCACACGTGTTTGTAACGCCGATAGAGATAGAGGGGGACGCTGAGGCCGTATACAAAAACCCCCGCAAAGTATGCCCACCGCCGAGGGTCCCACTCGGTAACAGGACTTTGTTTGATAGCTTTTAAATCGGCATTGAAGTAGTAGATTGAGACAACGAATCCTGCGAAGGTAATCAAAGCGCCGATATCAGAACCAACTGCCCCTCCTAAAATCAGTCCACCAATGAGTGAGCCAACCATATAGTAATGGTAATCCGGAATCTCCTCAGCGGTCTCGGTGTTGACACGGCGTGCCTGTTGGGAGCCAGGATCAGGCGATTGTGGCACTGAGTGGTGTGTTTGACTTTGCGCTCCCGATTGGGCGTGATTCGTTCCAGAGTTCAGATGGCTCGCGGGTGACTCTGTCGGCTCGGCCGAACTGGTCTGATTCGACTGTGCGGACGTTGACGCTGAGGCCGCTGCTGACGAATCACCGCTTTCTGCAATCGTCGTCGCGTCGGTCTCCTCCGAGAGTGCTCGCTCGAGGAGGATTTCGAGGTCGCGTCGGAGGTCGAGGACGGACTCATAGCGGTCTGCTTTCTTTTTTGCAAGCGCTTTCTTCAGGACGGCGTCGGTTCCTTGTGGAAGGTCATCAACGTGATCGCTTGGGGTAGGAGGTTGTTCGTAGAGCACGTTCCGCATGACAGCCGCGGCACCACCAGTAAACGGAGGTTCACCGACCAGTGATGCATACACGACAGCGCCAATCGCGTAGACATCGGTAATATCGTCCGGCGGACCGTACGTTTCCGAATCGAACTGTTCGGGGGCCGCAAACTGTGGTGAGAGTCCCTCCACACTCTTTGAATGCTCGAGTAACATCTTCGCTAGTCCCCAATCAGTTACTTTGGGAACATCCCACGTCCCTTCTGCGGTCGTTGCGAACAGCACGTTTTCGGGTTTGATATCTAGATGAGCAATTCCTCGTCGATGCGCGTGCCATACCGCACGAGCGACACAGAGCCCGACCCAGAGCCCTTCCGGTGGGTCGAGGTCACCGAGTCGCTCATAGAGACTTCCCCCGTCCATATACTCGAGAGCAATCCACGGCAGCGATTCGGATCCCCAATCGACGACGCCAACGATGTGATCGTGATCATCCAGTTTCGCCCAGGTTTGGGCTTCCTCGAGAAACTGCTCCAATGCACTCATCTCGAGAGTCCCCTGCATTCGAGGCTGTTTTAACGCAAGCGTATCCGGGCCAGCGCCATGGTAGGCGACTTTTGTGACGTCAGCGTTTCCCCCCGACCCAATCGGTTCGAGTTCCTCAAAGTCTTCTAGGTCTGCATCGATCCGAGTGGGTGAACTAACCAGCGTCTGTGGCCGGTAATCGACCTCCGTCCCCGTCGACATATTACTAACCCTGTTGGTTAGACTATATAATCCCACCGGCAGACGATACTATAGACCCCACTTGAGAGGCGTCTTCTCACCGAGTCAAAGAATGCAAGAATATTTACATAGGAATAGATGATAGTAAGAGATACGGGAAATAGACGATGAAAGGACAGCTATCGGTGGTT from Natronosalvus rutilus includes:
- a CDS encoding serine/threonine protein kinase, with the translated sequence MSTGTEVDYRPQTLVSSPTRIDADLEDFEELEPIGSGGNADVTKVAYHGAGPDTLALKQPRMQGTLEMSALEQFLEEAQTWAKLDDHDHIVGVVDWGSESLPWIALEYMDGGSLYERLGDLDPPEGLWVGLCVARAVWHAHRRGIAHLDIKPENVLFATTAEGTWDVPKVTDWGLAKMLLEHSKSVEGLSPQFAAPEQFDSETYGPPDDITDVYAIGAVVYASLVGEPPFTGGAAAVMRNVLYEQPPTPSDHVDDLPQGTDAVLKKALAKKKADRYESVLDLRRDLEILLERALSEETDATTIAESGDSSAAASASTSAQSNQTSSAEPTESPASHLNSGTNHAQSGAQSQTHHSVPQSPDPGSQQARRVNTETAEEIPDYHYYMVGSLIGGLILGGAVGSDIGALITFAGFVVSIYYFNADLKAIKQSPVTEWDPRRWAYFAGVFVYGLSVPLYLYRRYKHV